Genomic window (Elusimicrobiota bacterium):
AGCAGACACCTCTTTACCAGCGTAAATATCAGAGAATGTTTGCACTTTACCATCGTCGTTTATTATGTAATTATGCTTTTCAATCCATGTTCCGTCGGAATATGTATCCTTGTATGCGAAATGGAATGTGCTTATCCCATCGGGCATCCAACCGGTAGATGTGACAGATGCATCTAGTGTACCTGGTAGAATTGTTAGTTCATTCAGTTGAAAAACATTATCGCCATTATCTTTGAACTGCCACATCAGTTTGCCTTTACCGCCATTTTCAGTTGACTTTTCATTTCCAATATAAAACCTGTACTCGTTAAAAAATACATTCCATTCTGATGGCTCTGCTGTATTATCCGGAATCATTTTTCCGCCTGATGCTTCTTCTAACACTTTATCGTAAGTATTTGACATAATAGAATCAACATTAGTAAGATACCACTGCGGCTCGGTTGAACCTTCACTGTGAAACATATTCTGGGTTGCATCGTTTAATTTTGCTGGCAGGTCTTTATTAAATGTAAAAAGTATCTTGCCAAAATCAAACCGGTTTTCTCGCTCGTTTAGGACCACATATTTGAATTGATTTTTGTTTTCAGGCGGGCGGTAGACATATTCTTCTAAACGAACTCGTTTGCCAAAAACATCAATCAATGCTTTACCATTCTGGTATTCGGCAAGTTTTATCTCGTCTTGAGCGCGTTCTAAAACTGATTCGCGTGAAAGTTCCATAAAAATTTCTCGCTGTGCTTCTGATTTGAATTCGTCTTTCTTTTCTTCCACTTTTTCACTTTTTACCTTCTCACCTTCTAACGCCTCTGGTTTTGTCGGCGATTCGCCTTTTTGAACAGTTGTGAACTCGCCGGGATATACCATCACTTCCTTACCGGTTGTCTCTTCTTTTGCTGAAACGATGCCTTCATAAACCTCTAACCGTGTAGTCGCATACTCGGTTACTTCAACTGAAAAATCTGTCCCACGAATAGCGCATATAGCGGTTGGTGTTTTTACTTCAAATTTCTGTCTGGCTTTAAGCTTTTTAACAACTGCGCGGATTTTACCAATCATAACATTTATCAATGTAGTATCGCCAGATATTGTTCTGGTTAAAGATACAGCAAGTTCTGAAT
Coding sequences:
- a CDS encoding FecR family protein, with the protein product MKKILSIFICVICVFYLCNLCFAEAIINAINGEVTINNSPAAVGQLLSSDDVIKTASGATAEVLINEHKVNVSQNSELAVSLTRTISGDTTLINVMIGKIRAVVKKLKARQKFEVKTPTAICAIRGTDFSVEVTEYATTRLEVYEGIVSAKEETTGKEVMVYPGEFTTVQKGESPTKPEALEGEKVKSEKVEEKKDEFKSEAQREIFMELSRESVLERAQDEIKLAEYQNGKALIDVFGKRVRLEEYVYRPPENKNQFKYVVLNERENRFDFGKILFTFNKDLPAKLNDATQNMFHSEGSTEPQWYLTNVDSIMSNTYDKVLEEASGGKMIPDNTAEPSEWNVFFNEYRFYIGNEKSTENGGKGKLMWQFKDNGDNVFQLNELTILPGTLDASVTSTGWMPDGISTFHFAYKDTYSDGTWIEKHNYIINDDGKVQTFSDIYAGKEVSAEKIKDKILSLNFENVYTSNLFSDKWDKKIDLIFSSKLLSDSGILQLPNSLNKAPKTN